A DNA window from Papaver somniferum cultivar HN1 unplaced genomic scaffold, ASM357369v1 unplaced-scaffold_46, whole genome shotgun sequence contains the following coding sequences:
- the LOC113342701 gene encoding MLP-like protein 423 translates to MSQIHKLEVEYKAKCPAEKLYTMLTRDAPKLPNYASQTINKCQVLPGDGEVRLGSIFVWDYVQGDKPSAVITKVKITAVDHKNMSLTYTVFEGHLTDDYPSFANILAITPTQRNGNNNFLVKWSVEYEKANEDIPDPTYFMKMLEDFTKELNTNLLKEE, encoded by the exons ATGTCTCAAATTCATAAGCTTGAGGTCGAATACAAAGCTAAGTGCCCTGCAGAGAAGTTATACACTATGCTGACTCGTGATGCACCCAAGCTTCCAAACTATGCTTCTCAAACTATCAACAAATGCCAAGTTCTCCCTGGAGACGGTGAAGTTCGTCTGGGAAGTATATTTGTTTGGGACTATGTGCAGG GAGATAAACCCTCGGCCGTCATCACAAAAGTGAAGATAACTGCGGTGGACCATAAAAACATGTCACTGACATACACAGTTTTTGAAGGACATCTCACGGATGATTACCCGAGTTTTGCTAACATACTTGCTATCACTCCAACACAAAGGAATGGGAACAATAATTTCCTTGTGAAGTGGTCTGTTGAATATGAGAAAGCGAATGAAGATATCCCTGATCCAACATACTTTATGAAAATGCTGGAAGATTTTACCAAGGAATTGAATACCAATTTGCTCAAGGAAGAGTAG